A stretch of DNA from Anthonomus grandis grandis chromosome 22, icAntGran1.3, whole genome shotgun sequence:
CCTCCTCGACTTTCTTGCGGAGGTTTTCCGGTATTATTTCGTCCCAATCTTTACTTTCATCATCGTTATCATGCGAGTTATTTGGAACTGGAGAAGGCTCGGCATCCTCGTCAAAAGCTGCAAAACTGGCTACTTTAAATGCAGAGAGAAGCTCATCACCGGCCATTGTAGGGGCTTCGTCTCTAGTCTCGGCTCTCCTTAGGATTTCATCAATGTCACAGGTAGGCTCCTCATCCACATCCTCATCTTTAAAAAGTTCTTCTGCCCCAAACTTCAAAATGGCCGTCAGATCTTCTTTATTGAAAGGGTTGTTGTTAGACGAGCCCTTTTTATCCAACACCGTTCTGCCAGTGGTGTCCATCCTTTGAATAATTAAATGGTCCAAgaccattttttgttttgctcGCTCGACAATTTCCTCCTCGACACTCCTAGCGGTAACTAACCTATAAATATTCACTTGGTTTTTCTGGCCGATTCTGTGGGCTCTGGCTTGTGCTTGTAAATCATTCTGCGGATTCCAATCGGAATCGAAAATAATCACAGTATCCGCAGTGGCTAAATTAATACCCAAACCACCTGCACGTGTTGaaagcaaaaaacaaaaatccggAGAATTCTCAGCGTTAAAGTGATCTAGCGCTTGTCGCCTGATGTCACCTTTGATGCTACCATCTAGTCGTTGAAACGAAAAATGTCGCAACTGTAAGTACTCCCCTAAAATGTCCAGCATACGCACCATTTGGGAAAATATTAGCACACGATGTCCCGTCTCTTTTAACCTTATTAATAACTTATCTAACAGCACTAATTTGCCAGATCCTCTTAGCAAATTGGTCAGTTTGTCTTGCTGATTGTTTTGAGCTTCGGCCTCCACTGGTTTAGTTAAAAAGGCGTGATTGCAACACTTCTTCAGTTCGATCACGATATTGAGGAACGAAGTGGTGCAACCCTTGACGCCCTTTCTTAAAGCGTTATAGTTTTTTGTCAGAATCCACTTGTAATATTGCTTTTGTATGGACGTCATTTCAACCCTTAAAATCTGTTCTACTTTAGCTGGCAAGGATTTTTCGACATCTTTTTTTACCCTCCTGAGGATAAAAGGCTCTAGCTGTCTGTGTAATTTTGCATATCCCTTTGTTGAGGCATGCTCGTGATCCTTATCGAACTCTTCATAACTCTCAAACTTGTTGGGCATAATAAAATGAAGTAACGCCCACAgttcttttaaactattttGCAAAGGAGTGCCAGTAATTAACAGTCTATGATTCGTGTCGAATTCCATAAGGGCCTTATACAAGAGCGAGTCATCATTTTTTAATCTATGAGCCTCATCGACTAGAAGAGCAGCCCAACTTATACTtcctaaaaaagttttatctttAAGCACTATTTCGTAGGTGGTCAGGATGGCGTTGAACTTTAGACGCTTTGACCCCTCGTAACACCACTCGTATTGGCGgatctaagaaaaaaatgcgTGATTATAATGTTCAATAGTCTTAAAATATACTTACAATTTCTCTGGACTGTACATCTCCAAGGTAAGTGACAAAGTTCATATCAGGGGCCCACTGGGCAAACTCCCTTTGCCACGACGTCATGGTGGACAAAGGGACGACGCACAAAAAGGGACCGTGAAGGTGATGACTGTTGAATAAGTAATACAGGAAGCAAATGGtctgaaaaatattattgtcaTTGCAACATCAGAATttgatttataaaaagattACCTGGATAGTTTTACCTAAACCCATTTCATCTGCTAATATACAAGAGTTTTGTTTCGTCCAAGAGTGAATCATCCAGTTCAAGCCGTGCAGCTGGTAATCTCGCAATATCAGACTCTACAATATTTCAggagtaaaaaatatataataagaaatagTTATTAACACCTTCTCTTTGCCCATCATATATTCAGGCTGCTCTTTAACTTCATGGAACTTTGGCCGGTATTTTAATACTTTACAATGCTTGGTAGGCGTTTTTGAGGATTGCTCCCTCTCCTGAAACTCTTCTATCTTTTGAGGCCATTTTTTCTGGATCAAGTTCGAATCCTCCCAAGTGGATTCTGCATAGGGAAGACTCTCCCATTTTATGTAATAGTCTACTCCTCCGGTTTCGTcaggtttattaaattttgctaaaagTTAATGGTTTAAAGGTATGTCTAAAGCGTATAATATAATTCTTACCTATAATCCTTTCAACCTGATTATagctttttaataattcttgaGATAACTCTAACTGGCACTCATAATACTCGACATCTTCCGGAGTCGAGTACCTCATCCACCTTTGGATTTCCGAttctttcttaataaaattctcTAACTTTTTCATGCCCTTTACTTTCTGGTCTTTTAAAGACTGATCGGACTCCCACGTGTTGTGGATATGCGCCCAGTCTTTCCATTTAATCAGGTACTGCTGCTCGGTATTTTCTTGGTCATCCGGATCAACTCCCTCGTTTGGATCCCCATGTTCCTCAATATAGTAGCAAGTGGTGATATTACCAGTTGCCCCCTTCTTCCCCCGCCTTTGTCCTAAAACCCTCTCAATAGTCTCACATTTTTCTTCTATCACAGACTCGGTTTCTTGACTTTGATCTACATCTATTAAATCTTCGGAATCTGTCTTTTCCTCACTATCTTCCTTATAACTAACGGTGGCGGCATTTCGCCTGGAAACAACGCGACGTCTATCGTCGTCGGAATCGCCTTCGGTCGATTCGTCTGAACTATATCGACTCCGCGGTTTTCTACTGGGTCTCTTTTTTTGGTGTACAGCTGTTCGTGTACGAGTACCGACCCTTTTACTAGGCGGCGGACGCTCACGTTCTACGTCCGATTCAGAAGAAGAACTTGCGTCATTATATTTCCATTCGTCGTTATTTGCTTTTATGCCACTCACGTCCTCTAACCTTTCTGGCTCACGTCTGGATCTGCCTGATCTTCGGATTGGTTCTTCATTTTCATAATCTTCTTCTTCCTCGTCTTCTTCTTGGCCAGCCTAAAACAtggataaatattaaattttagatgctcaaaagtttttttgagGTATACCaccatgcataaaaaaattaatatgcattatttaaaatcacataaaattaaattaaatcatccATTTATATTAAAACGATCACAAATCCTTTAAAACAATATACTGccattaatgtttttataattttaatgatttctgtTTCTAGGTCATCCCGCAATTACCTACGTGAactcctacatttttttttaatgaaatttccaataaaTCCTTTTAATGTTTCCTAAGAAacttgttatatatttttatcagtgACACTGGCatgtatttttataatgaaaccgTCTGCTTAATGCATAACAATCCgatcaaatcgtgaactactggccaatctcattactccgtaacttctcaaaaattttcgaaattatcctgaatcggtcgctatttagtcatgcaaaagaactcatcaatcattttagcgggcgatcttgtattactaacttatcctgtctagccacatctgtgaatcacttaatattaatactcaagccgatgttatttataccgacttccaaaaagcctttgatcggatagatcactatattttgctgcataaattaactcagtatggtttttcagggagattatttaatttatttcattcctacttgattggtagatctcagtatgttgaatatgagggctttaaatcgaaactttttaacgtaacgtcgggtgtgccacagggctcgaacctgggtccactcctgtttagtttttttataaatgacttgattgagtcactcacttgtcataggctggcttttgccgatgatttgaagctatatttaaatgtatatagtttggaggattgtgtttttcttcagaactgtctaaatacattggaggtatggtgcgctgttaacaggttaggcttgaatgcggctaaatgttgtgtggtcagttactctagatcaaaaacacccttaaattttaattactttattaatgatactatt
This window harbors:
- the LOC126748171 gene encoding chromodomain-helicase-DNA-binding protein 1, giving the protein MPESGDETDKSGSGSQSSSDSEQNSGSDSGSSSSSSGSGSESGGENDASEKETSKVSLETNEESQDGSTFSPGSIDKSKSESSKDNLSEAGQEEDEEEEDYENEEPIRRSGRSRREPERLEDVSGIKANNDEWKYNDASSSSESDVERERPPPSKRVGTRTRTAVHQKKRPSRKPRSRYSSDESTEGDSDDDRRRVVSRRNAATVSYKEDSEEKTDSEDLIDVDQSQETESVIEEKCETIERVLGQRRGKKGATGNITTCYYIEEHGDPNEGVDPDDQENTEQQYLIKWKDWAHIHNTWESDQSLKDQKVKGMKKLENFIKKESEIQRWMRYSTPEDVEYYECQLELSQELLKSYNQVERIIAKFNKPDETGGVDYYIKWESLPYAESTWEDSNLIQKKWPQKIEEFQEREQSSKTPTKHCKVLKYRPKFHEVKEQPEYMMGKEKSLILRDYQLHGLNWMIHSWTKQNSCILADEMGLGKTIQTICFLYYLFNSHHLHGPFLCVVPLSTMTSWQREFAQWAPDMNFVTYLGDVQSREIIRQYEWCYEGSKRLKFNAILTTYEIVLKDKTFLGSISWAALLVDEAHRLKNDDSLLYKALMEFDTNHRLLITGTPLQNSLKELWALLHFIMPNKFESYEEFDKDHEHASTKGYAKLHRQLEPFILRRVKKDVEKSLPAKVEQILRVEMTSIQKQYYKWILTKNYNALRKGVKGCTTSFLNIVIELKKCCNHAFLTKPVEAEAQNNQQDKLTNLLRGSGKLVLLDKLLIRLKETGHRVLIFSQMVRMLDILGEYLQLRHFSFQRLDGSIKGDIRRQALDHFNAENSPDFCFLLSTRAGGLGINLATADTVIIFDSDWNPQNDLQAQARAHRIGQKNQVNIYRLVTARSVEEEIVERAKQKMVLDHLIIQRMDTTGRTVLDKKGSSNNNPFNKEDLTAILKFGAEELFKDEDVDEEPTCDIDEILRRAETRDEAPTMAGDELLSAFKVASFAAFDEDAEPSPVPNNSHDNDDESKDWDEIIPENLRKKVEEEAKNKEMEDLYLPPRSRKTLQQINQSESDGEGGKSKSNRKKENDESGGTSGEGEESDEDRPKKRGRRPIGNREKIKNFTDAEIRRFVKSYKKFSAPLKRLEAVACDAELQEKPLTELKKLGEMLHERCIAFMNEQTKENNDANNADSQNKKRLRGPSFKMGGVSVNAKTMMQCIEELAPLDEVLPSSEEERNKWTFDSRTKPAHFDVDWGSEEDTKLLKGIYTYGIGSWEQIKLDPSLNIGDKILLNEDKKPQAKHLHSRAEYLLKLLKKQLDPTKKTAQKPKRQRKAREVKDPKSKQTIENDSSSNDESPAIQSSQSTNSLNSIKKKSHKEAKKELTNDKESPDEHVVKKEKKKVKKEKKSAGPMHFTANNEPKAINVTGELDPAIFNECKEKMRPVKKALKALNNPDQSMTEAEQVQHTRDCLIKIGEQISTILGQHSDPEKIKEWRSNLWYFVSKFTEYDAKKLYKLYKKAKAKDLKKAEKSEKKEKKEKEKSPEKKKKEKSDKKKDKNAVQETAGSSKDKDGSKDGHYQSSYHHKRKFESDDNSNQEVKKHNRDGIEKRERRDKHQDKERKRNRDEVSTEEEGDYRYNRHRGAPGFRHVDKNDRDRWMGPGVHADNERWPSGVRDRFQGDHPKRSFNDYPRGGAPGYHRDRDYNRPDKRSPEKTDWRQYPRDNRGMPPPGMGPRPLFYGSNFPGGGGSGIPPPPYMQDNLNRYPSGEWRQAERDYYRNRPQ